From Theileria orientalis strain Shintoku DNA, chromosome 4, complete genome, the proteins below share one genomic window:
- a CDS encoding uncharacterized protein (IWS1, C-terminal family protein): MADVNRDDSAQNMFSDLNESPKDDSNIFIDDYGNHRADKGFDVKVPNRKVKKKIKKSLKKADEDFVPAQTDFKPDLDDYIDADFEEKPTVKKTKKNTGKEYFDGLLKNIKDRKRHTLKLTDEECRSLCRGLAERMMIAYREDLESIKNGKPGLAKLKMLNSLSEINKPSWRQWCITEGVATALASWLDNLPDGSLPNLTVRTKILEIALQLPLQPSDLRETGLGRKIVSLWNHPDECDSNRTIIRAIVQKWTRPMLGIASSYAEAQEQSEMESKPAVPSDVGYKDRKFNYTSKSVAVSKERIKSKLSQMYRNIESKHKMPGKATRVNLTGGLK, translated from the coding sequence atggcCGATGTAAATAGGGACGATAGTGCCCAAAACATGTTTTcagatttaaatgaatCTCCCAAAGACGATTCGAATATTTTCATCGACGACTATGGGAACCACAGGGCCGACAAGGGCTTCGATGTGAAGGTGCCAAATCGCAaagtaaagaaaaaaattaaaaaatcgCTGAAAAAGGCGGACGAGGACTTCGTTCCAGCTCAGACTGACTTCAAGCCTGACCTGGACGACTACATAGACGCAGATTTTGAAGAGAAACCCACTGTCAAAAAGACCAAGAAGAACACGGGCAAGGAGTACTTTGATGGACTGCTCAAAAACATCAAGGACAGGAAGAGGCACACGCTCAAGTTGACCGACGAGGAGTGCAGGTCGCTCTGCAGAGGGCTCGCTGAGAGGATGATGATCGCGTATAGAGAGGACCTGGAGTCAATCAAGAATGGTAAGCCTGGGCTCGCGAAGCTCAAAATGCTCAATTCCCTATCGGAGATTAACAAGCCTTCCTGGAGGCAGTGGTGCATCACCGAGGGCGTGGCCACCGCCCTGGCCTCCTGGCTGGACAACCTGCCCGACGGGTCGCTGCCAAACCTGACGGTCAGGACCAAGATTCTGGAGATCGCGCTCCAGCTGCCCCTCCAGCCCAGCGATCTCCGGGAGACTGGGCTGGGCAGGAAGATCGTATCGCTGTGGAACCACCCTGACGAGTGCGACTCGAACAGGACCATCATTCGGGCAATCGTGCAGAAGTGGACGAGGCCCATGCTGGGCATCGCCTCGAGCTACGCTGAGGCCCAGGAGCAGAGTGAAATGGAGAGCAAGCCGGCCGTTCCAAGCGACGTCGGCTACAAGGATCGCAAGTTCAACTACACCTCCAAGAGTGTGGCAGTTTCCAAGGAGAGGATCAAGAGCAAACTTTCGCAGATGTACAGAAACATAGAATCTAAGCATAAAATGCCCGGGAAGGCCACCCGAGTCAACTTAACCGGAGGGCTCAAGTAG
- a CDS encoding uncharacterized protein (MscS mechanosensitive ion channel family protein) produces MDLRKSSRFKGLLTKRFSVDSTSTIKSDKDSEKRVERSKKKTILLSSPLDYGDDDALIESGLWSDIKVMLWDFIPDYTPLNFILIQLFAFMVFLSFRAITFPTYIEPENPDENLQLQYEYMSYIKDYFNSDEKQFDLIINTLKLLFILLIINIIVLFLILFVRFIFMKFLFELFSRISRIAVLIAYSVDPGVFYLMCSLINYTVFLRCLIKSWFMLCSLFLGGITPEYTSYKFQMFGHLIPRDFWIDSKCYSYCKSLYHLHILFAVRKLILSTLLFLFELQFLANYSSDLTTYLNELSCLRKFTLKWLNYVYYRKSLRMKELDDLMEKFLNIDMNVVKKSYNTVWMQHRKDDFKIFRPILCKWQYHNIKNDLDLHDYNGTDFLKDLWISSMSIKPSVNWIVLNYVIHNPPEILLLHNSIQLICKDTIDYYSKFLFDQIYDSLTILRSKEYKRLVTVHMSKLKVEHEVKTDKETGDYVEDETLEFYQFSNKALDEKETERYDRSGVDDMYITRDFDNSSSNSSGSQVTKINWEYRPGRERKYRQSSSNMVPELLKYRNTILDPDMPSETCVGALMNKRETIDNYDEEEEDDRYITKEMCSELDQKIVEDFFLSYDISNCSAISCDNFVMAVINMCSIRKKLITTLKNQRSILELVGNLISIILWFMSFVALLLSFRINKNIVLPSTIGLFSATIVALSYMYTSFITAIMFVVISNPYNVGDRVRIDGHVMYVRRITTYNTEFRSSHGKHIIYQNILLSKMLIINESRAKHATLELNLKMSSSTTPAALKMLRDNVKTFVNGRPRDFVNNSIYFHCDKLQVSHYINLVIWATCVESWSNTRAVFGLKSDLMKFVGNQCKLLGIGYEGAQSPIYFKNSLNVGGLEPIINSFNDKGPENEKRGIFKRWDNLLGKGESASKKRDTVVGHKANEASAFYRVEDGPQRRSGAGFSGPDYVTPKWEPGRADGEGRTDKTSFEMISALGPDHHTPEIAHFLWGDPPRPSTVSRHSGTIQRQVSTGPLNIEPTFSGMIKPCKVAGEPRGLRNLTSPEKLHHIPKPTFESTHPPQHRHHRSSDMESYENVWLNTWSPDTRPIRLKTMSVESSYDKYMKMSVEQAEMEQQPQEPQEPQEPQKPEQPEQPQITQQEPQQPQPKQLSQWERQKLIQQQHLLRQRGDLGADVEAAVPTNSENLENVEHPTRHVTISEGVVDLDNKGASQPPNPNLEGPVHRRIEHHHPAQNPANPKSRHPHKPKKKTQRKEPQKSPPACP; encoded by the exons ATGGATTTGAGGAAGTCATCGAGATTTAAAGGGCTATTGACCAAAAGATTTTCGGTG GACTCAACAAGTACAATAAAATCGGATAAAGATAGTGAAAAAAGAGTAGAACGCAGCAAAAAGAAGACAATTCTTTTATCTTCGCCTTTAG ATTACGGAGATGATGATGCCTTGATAGAATCAGGCCTATGGTCTGACATAAAAGTGATGCTCTGGGATTTCATCCCAGATTACACACCGttaaactttattttaatacaacTGTTTGCCTTTATGGTTTTTTTATCGTTTCGAgcaa TTACATTTCCGACTTATATAGAACCTGAAAATCCTGATGAGAATTTACAACTTCAGTACGAATACATGTCTTACATCAAG gATTATTTTAACAGTGACGAGAAGCAATTCGATCTCATCATAAATACTCTAAAATTATTGTTCATTTTGCttattatcaatataatTGTACTTTTTCTAATATTGTTCGTAAG ATTCATCTTTATGAAGTTTCTGTTTGAGCTGTTTTCGAGAATATCGAGAATCGCAGTGCTAATAGCCTACTCAGTGGACCCAGGAGTGTTCTATTTAATGTGCTCACTGATAAATTATACGGTGTTTTTGAGGTGCCTTATTAAGAGTTGGTTTATGCTTTGTTCATTATTCTTAGGTGGCATCACTCCTGAATACACCTCCTACAAGTTTCAAATGTTTGGACATTTGATCCCTAGGGATTTCTGGATCGACTCCAAGTGCTATTCGTACTGTAAATCTCTGTACCACTTGCACATACTATTTGCTGTTAGAAAACTGATTTTATCGACACTGCTGTTCCTATTTGAGTTACAGTTCCTCGCAAATTACTCGAGTGACCTGACAACTTATTTGAATGAGTTATCGTGTCTGAGAAAGTTTACACTCAAATG GTTGAACTACGTGTACTATAGAAAGTCGCTGAGGATGAAAGAATTGGATGATTTGATGGAAAAGTTTCTAAACATTGACATGAATGTGGTAAAAAAGAGTTATAACACAGTATGGATGCAACATCGCAAggatgattttaaaatttttag GccaattttatgtaaatggCAATACCACaacataaaaaatgatttggATTTGCACGATTATAACGGCACAGATTTCCTAAAGGACCTGTGGATCAGTTCAATGTCCATAAAGCCAAGCGTTAATTGGATAGTGCTTAACTATGTTATCCACAACCCACCTGAGATATTGTTGTTACACAACTCAATACAGCTGATATGCAAGGACACTATCGACTACTATTCCAAGTTCTTGTTTGATCAGATATACGACTCCCTTACGATCCTGAGGAGTAAGGAATACAAGAGGCTGGTAACGGTTCACATGTCAAAATTGAAGGTAGAGCACGAAGTTAAGACTGACAAGGAGACGGGTGACTACGTGGAGGATGAAACTTTGGAGTTCTATCAATTCTCAAACAAGGCCCTGGATGAAAAGGAGACAGAAAGATACGACAGAAGC GGAGTGGACGACATGTACATAACAAGAGACTTCGA caatagtagtagcaaTAGTAGCGGTAGCCAAgttacaaaaattaattggGAATATAGGCCTGGAAGAGAAAGGAAGTACCGTCAAAGCTCATCAAACATGGTGCCAGAGCTTCTTAAGTACAGGAATACCATATTGGATCCTGACATGCCATCTGAGACTTGCGTTGGGGCATTGATGAATAAAAGAGAAACAATAGACAATTatgacgaggaggaggaagacgaTAGATACATAACGAAGGAGATGTGCTCAGAGTTGGACCAGAAGATAGTGGAGGACTTCTTCCTGAGTTACGACATATCGAACTGCAGCGCCATATCATGCGACAACTTCGTGATGGCCGTGATCAACATGTGCTCAATaaggaagaagctgataacCACATTGAAGAACCAAAGGAGCATATTGGAACTGGTAGGGAACCTGATAAGCATAATCCTGTGGTTCATGTCGTTCGTGGCTCTCCTGCTGTCGTTCAGGATCAACAAGAACATAGTGCTGCCCTCGACGATAGGTCTGTTTTCAGCCACCATCGTGGCTCTCAGTTACATGTACACGAGCTTCATCACCGCGATCATGTTCGTCGTCATTTCAAACCCGTACAACGTGGGCGACAGGGTTAGGATAGACGGGCATGTGATGTACGTGAGGAGAATAACGACCTACAATACTGAGTTCAGATCCTCGCACGGGAAGCACATAATATACCAGAACATACTGCTGAGTAAAATGTTGATCATAAACGAGTCGAGAGCGAAGCACGCGACGCTGGAGCTGAACCTGAAGATGTCGTCATCAACGACGCCAGCTGCGCTGAAGATGCTGCGAGACAACGTGAAGACGTTTGTGAACGGAAGGCCAAGGGACTTCGTGAACAACAGCATATATTTCCACTGCGATAAGCTGCAAGTGTCGCACTACATTAACCTCGTGATATGGGCTACCTGCGTGGAGTCGTGGTCAAACACGAGAGCAGTTTTTGGACTGAAATCAGACCTGATGAAGTTCGTGGGAAATCAGTGTAAACTGCTCGGAATAGGCTACGAGGGTGCGCAGTCGCCAATATATTTCAAGAATTCGCTTAACGTGGGAGGGCTGGAGccaataataaatagtttC AACGACAAGGGCCCAGAAAACGAAAAGAGGGGCATATTTAAGAGGTGGGACAACCTGCTGGGTAAAGGAGAAAGTGCCAGCAAGAAGAGAGACACTGTGGTGGGACACAAAGCGAATGAGGCTAGTGCTTTTTATAGAGTAGAAGATGGGCCACAGAGAAGATCGGGAGCTGGATTTAGTGGGCCTGACTATGTAACACCTAAATGGGAGCCGGGTCGAGCTGACGGAGAAGGGAGAACAGACAAAACATCGTTTGAAATGATAAGCGCATTGGGACCAGACCATCACACACCGGAGATCGCACACTTCCTTTGGGGAGATCCTCCGAGGCCCTCCACAGTGTCAAGGCACTCGGGAACAATCCAGCGGCAGGTTTCAACAGGGCCGCTCAACATAGAGCCAACGTTCTCAGGGATGATTAAGCCCTGCAAGGTGGCTGGAGAACCAAGGGGGCTGAGGAACCTAACGTCACCTGAGAAACTACACCACATACCAAAGCCTACGTTTGAATCTACGCATCCGCCGCAGCACCGCCACCATAGGAGCTCTGACATGGAAAGCTACGAGAACGTATGGCTGAATACCTGGAGCCCAGATACCAGGCCCATCAGACTCAAGACCATGTCAGTTGAGTCGAGCTACGATAAGTACATGAAAATGTCTGTTGAACAAGCGGAAATGGAACAACAGCCTCAGGAACCACAGGAACCACAGGAACCTCAGAAACCAGAGCAACCAGAGCAACCACAAATCACACAACAAGAACCTCAACAACCGCAACCAAAGCAATTAAGTCAATGGGAAAGGCAGAAACTcatacaacaacaacactTACTGCGACAACGGGGAGATCTGGGAGCTGATGTCGAAGCAGCAGTGCCAACGAATTCAGAGAATCTAGAAAATGTAGAACATCCGACTAGGCATGTAACAATATCAGAAGGCGTGGTTGATTTAGATAACAAGGGTGCGTCACAACCACCCAATCCAAATCTCGAAGGACCAGTACATAGAAGGATTGAGCATCACCACCCAGCACAAAATCCAGCGAATCCCAAGAGTCGCCACCCACACAAGCCTAAAAAGAAGACTCAGCGCAAAGAGCCTCAAAAGTCGCCACCAGCTTGTCCTTAG
- a CDS encoding DNA repair protein Rad51, whose protein sequence is MGSDELSLVNENNALSISEPAPQNPQALECLLSKGLLQRDLDLLREAGYSTLECVAYAPQKNLLVIKGLSEQKVAKIKAACRELCHLGFCSGQDYLQARGNLIKFTTGSVQFDTLLQGGIETGSITEVIGEFKTGKSQLCHTLAVTCQLPVEQSGGEGKCLWIDSEGTFRPERIVSIAKRFGLSPSDCLDNVAYARAYNTDHQLELLVEATAMMSQTRFALLIVDSATALYRSDYSGRGELASRQMHLCKFLRALQRIADTFGVAVVITNQVIAKVDAMSSFFGNDKLPVGGHIIAHASQTRLFLRQSKGESRICKVYDSPVLPEGEAVFAITDGGISDYQDH, encoded by the exons ATGGGTTCAGACGAATTATCGTTAGTTAATGAAAACAACGCCCTCAGCATCTCCGAGCCTGCGCCGCAGAACCCGCAGGCGCTCGAATGCCTTTTGTCGAAGGGGCTTCTGCAGAGAGACCTGGATTTATTGCGAGAAG CGGGATACTCCACTCTAGAATGCGTTGCCTATGCACCTCAGAAGAATCTGCTGGTCATTAAGGGCCTGAGCGAACAGAAGGTAGCGAAGATCAAGGCAGCCTGCAGGGAGCTGTGCCACCTCGGCTTCTGCTCCGGGCAGGACTACTTGCAGGCCAGAGGcaatttgataaaatttacgACCGGATCCGTCCAGTTTGACACCCTCTTACAGGGCGGCATCGAGACCGGCAGCATCACCGAAGTAATTGGCGAATTTAAAACGGGGAAGTCCCAACTGTGCCACACCTTAGCA GTCACGTGCCAGCTTCCCGTTGAGCAGAGCGGGGGCGAGGGGAAGTGTCTCTGGATCGACTCCGAGGGGACCTTCAGGCCCGAGAGGATCGTCTCGATTGCGAAGAGGTTCGGGCTCTCCCCGTCGGACTGCCTCGACAACGTCGCCTACGCCAGGGCCTACAATACCGACCACCAGCTTGAGCTTTTGGTAGAGGCGACTGCGATGATGTCTCAGACCAGATTCGCCCTTCTGATAGTCGATAGCGCCACGGCCCTCTACAGATCAGACTACTCCGGAAGAG GTGAGCTGGCCAGCAGGCAGATGCACCTGTGCAAGTTTCTCAGGGCTCTGCAGAGGATTGCAGACACGTTCGGGGTAGCCGTCGTTATAACGAACCAGGTGATTGCCAAGGTTGACGCAATGTCCTCCTTTTTCG GCAACGATAAGCTGCCGGTTGGTGGACACATTATTGCTCACGCTAGCCAGACTCGTTTGTTTCTTAGGCAATCGAAGGGCGAGAGTCGTATTTGCAAGGTGTACGACTCCCCGGTGTTGCCAGAGGGCGAGGCCGTGTTCGCGATCACTGATGGAGGCATCAGTGATTACCAAGACCACTGA
- a CDS encoding DNA damage response protein yields MSLKKKPNTEGSTRNFITRTQAIRRLQVSLRDFQRLCIIKGVYPRDVTRGGTVTSKGVNRRKLKKDKVYYHVNDIRSLASGDLLSKFRDISSHLRRFKRLVERGELYDAKLKVKTKPRYSLAPIVKERCPSLVSALEDMDDAVSTISAVAALAGDESRGLNPSLVLKCSTQLNHFLKYVSDTGCLKKTFISIKGFYFQAVILGVNVTWIIPHAFSQNLPDEVDFNVIATFVEYYLELVKLVNYKLYLMSNIAYPPKFKKGLEDHGDDFYNMELSRVAEEEGLFSNLKFYVSREVPRGPTALVLLSAGGTLVDDEKEATHVIMDKPLKEKRFNCLYLQPQYVFDSLNCNMLLPTNQYAVGSKLPHHLSPFTKNRVEQTDGGQPRAGWPRYVLFQFLNADSTLEKAEEDTSMKQLEVLREELNPELKKLRKSLMPKKHKRLLSKIEFAKQRKQEQAKKLASRKAT; encoded by the exons ATGTCGCTAAAAAAGAAGCCTAACACCGAGGGATCGACGCGGAATTTTATCACGAGGACCCAGGCCATTAGGAGACTGCAGGTCTCACTCCGCGATTTTCAGCGCCTCTGCATCATCAAGGGCGTGTATCCCAGGGACGTAACCAGAGGAGGCACGGTAACCAGCAAGGGCGTAAACAGGCGcaagctgaagaaggacaaGGTCTACTACCACGTGAACGACATACGGAGTCTCGCCTCCGGCGACCTCCTGTCGAAGTTCAGGGACATAAGCTCGCACCTAAGGCGCTTCAAAAGGCTGGTCGAGAGAGGCGAGCTGTACGACGCGAAACTGAAGGTGAAGACGAAGCCGAGGTACTCGCTGGCCCCGATCGTGAAGGAGCGTTGCCCCTCGCTGGTCTCTGCGCTTGAAGACATGGATGACGCGGTTTCAACCATATCCGCAGTGGCAG CGCTCGCCGGTGACGAGTCGAGGGGACTCAATCCCTCTTTGGTGCTCAAGTGCTCGACGCAGCTAAACcactttttaaaatacgtATCAGATACCGGGTGTTTGAAAAAGACCTTCATATCAATAAAGGGCTTTTATTTCCAGGCGGTGATCTTAGGCGTGAACGTAACGTGGATCATTCCGCACGCTTTTTCACAG AATTTACCGGATGAAGTTGATTTCAACGTTATCGCCACGTTTGTGGAGTACTATCTGGAGCTGGTCAAACTCGTAAACTATAAGCTGTATCTCATGTCCAACATCGCATACCCTCCCAAGTTCAAGAAGGGCCTAGAGGACCACGGGGATGACTTTTACAACATGGAACTGAGCAGAGTGGCGGAGGAGGAGGGTCTTTTCTCAAACCTGAAGTTCTACGTATCCAGGGAGGTGCCCCGGGGTCCCACGGCCCTGGTGCTGTTGAGCGCCGGAGGCACCCTCGTGGACGACGAGAAGGAGGCCACGCACGTAATAATGGATAAACCACTGAAAG AAAAACGATTCAATTGTCTGTATTTGCAGCCTCAGTACGTTTTCGACTCCCTGAACTGTAACATGTTGTTGCCAACGAACCAATACGCCGTTGGATCCAAGCTGCCACACCACCTATCTCCGTTCACC AAGAATCGAGTTGAACAAACTGATGGAGGACAGCCTAGAGCTGGATGGCCGAGGtatgttttatttcaatTCCTGAACGCTGACTCAACCTTAGAAAAAGCAGAGGAGGATACGTCCATGAAGCAACTTGAAGTCTTGAGGGAAGAATTG AACCCTGAACTCAAAAAACTGCGCAAATCGCTAATGCCCAAGAAGCATAAGAGACTTCTTTCGAAGATCGAG TTTGCGAAGCAGAGGAAGCAGGAGCAGGCGAAAAAGCTGGCATCTAGAAAAGCAACCTAA
- a CDS encoding uncharacterized protein (MscS mechanosensitive ion channel family protein), which produces MEKDKTSAEDTEQSSTDYFDKSIADNEQKQFTHIDDGYYEEDEPEKTSTRSNIFKPFKFIFPDRYPLSWFAFHLILIGAYFIFNCNSPDSKQTGRVIGDELSLGALVSMIFIFTTNVAIHIAFMFVRYLLVSCILNRICLSNALCFALLNMLDPTIFYAIFSAFQSMLWQVLIRKDNEIEDIFLIDVFSNPTFRAMLTFHRASLPWISYGVYLYCLLLSVLTFLFELGFLMSSNDSMKKYLELYIKIRRFNILWISYSLTKPNLMELIESLYKKAGFEQMNQTKKKRINVRPVFKDRALEVLKDHNMTSGDFKKTVKALDLPTHVTESLISNSSNSRLKNWMLAYYVTKTSPCISLLHQDIILKSEDMIQKVSELLFDQIYATTNDYMEADKMDSETMDNNYTALVNSDSCPSREDKGKKLGINLTNIEEIPAQIINTALDITENTVKEVADTAKEVMGLKENAAPKISRSELKERINEKVKSRKSKTNIEMVPPGVQVSALNSPKSFPDLEKYDTVKSLKAVRRDFKAENRSNMGNKRMSSEASSSDGITQIYNLRNVRATIMSEDINIQDVLNFRGPEIVDVKNSCDGSKNTFNYKYDRSELFISRERLALFLPEEDLDKTINLIDISGHGRINFNIIKQALTNLFSSRKKFKRNLKGQQSVFRVVKKLMSAFSWIISSVILAFMAGVKVEAIVVSGAALLSALTVALSYMYTNFITSVIFVAFSNPYNVGDRVRLDSGEPLIVKKIRTYTTEFVSIHGKILIYQNSLLSTMKITNESRAETATLEIIFKVDAHTPDAALDKFTRIVNTAINCRPNDFVKDSAGLYGYEFSPGHCYEVGLWLTCIESWGNWQRIYQLRTEVLQLIIRVCKELGITYYLPIQPFHFKDGLEISNHKHKF; this is translated from the exons ATGGAAAAGGATAAAACATCGGCGGAAGATACGGAACAGTCGTCAACGGACTATTTCGACAAGTCCATAGCGGACAATGAGCAGAAGCAGTTTACACATATCGATGACGGGTACTACGAGGAGGATGAGCCGGAAAAGACCAGTACAAGGAGTAATATCTTCAAGCCatttaaattcatattCCCTGATCGATACCCTCTGTCTTGGTTCGCGTTTCACCTAATACTTATCGGAGCATACTTTATCTTTAACTGTAACAGCCCAGACAGCAAGCAAACAGGCAGG GTTATTGGAGATGAGTTGTCCCTCGGGGCCCTGGTGTCGATGATTTTCATCTTTACCACCAACGTCGCAATACACATCGCATTCATGTTCGTACG GTACCTGCTGGTCagctgtattttaaacagaaTTTGCCTGAGCAACGCACTCTGCTTCGCACTGCTTAACATGTTGGATCCGACGATCTTCTACGCAATCTTTTCAGCATTTCAGTCTATGCTGTGGCAAGTGCTGATAAGGAAAG ATAACGAAATAGAAGACATATTCCTTATTGATGTTTTTTCGAATCCAACCTTCAGAGCGATGTTGACGTTCCACAGAGCGTCGCTTCCGTGGATATCCTACGGAGTATACCTGTAC tgCCTGCTACTGTCAGTTTTAACGTTTCTATTTGAACTAGGATTTCTGATGAGCTCCAACGACTCGATGaaaaagtacctggagctttacataaaaataaggagGTTTAACATCCTGTGGATATCGTACTCGCTCACAAAGCCGAATCTGATGGAGCTCATAGAGTCTCTATACAAAAAGGCGGGCTTCGAGCAGATGAATcaaacgaagaagaagagaatcAACGTAAGGCCAGTGTTTAAAGACAGAGCCCTGGAAGTTTTAAA GGACCACAACATGACCTCAGGAGACTTTAAAAAGACAGTTAAGGCACTAG ACCTTCCCACACACGTCACGGAGTCACTGATCAGTAACTCGAGTAATTCAAGGCTTAAAAATTGGATGCTCGCCTACTATGTGACAAAGACGTCGCCCTGCATATCGCTGCTGCACCAAGACATCATCCTCAAGAGCGAGGACATGATACAGAAGGTGTCGGAGTTGCTGTTTGATCAAATATACGCAACCACGAACGACTACATGGAGGCAGATAAGATGGACAGCGAGACTATGGATAACAACTACACAGCGCTGGTTAACTCAGATTCGTGTCCGTCGAGAGAGGATAAGGGGAAGAAGTTGGGAATCAACCTGACGAACATAGAGGAAATACCAGCACAAATCATAAACACAGCACTGGATATAACAGAAAACACAGTGAAGGAAGTGGCGGACACAGCCAAGGAGGTGATGGGACTAAAGGAAAATGCTGCGCCAAAAATTAGCAGGTCTGAGCTAAAGGAGAGGATAAACGAGAAGGTAAAGAGCAGGAaatcaaaaacaaacataG aAATGGTGCCGCCGGGAGTTCAAGTATCAGCGCTTAACTCGCCGAAGTCGTTCCCAGATTTGGAGAAGTATGATACAGTTAAGAGTCTGAAGGCAGTAAGAAGAGACTTTAAGGCGGAGAATAGGAGTAACATGGGAAATAAGAGAATGAGCAGTGAAGCAAGCAGCTCGGACGGAATAACGCAAATATATAACCTGAGGAACGTCAGAGCGACGATCATGAGCGAAGACATTAACATCCAGGACGTGCTTAACTTCAGAGGACCGGAAATCGTGGATGTGAAGAACTCGTGCGACGGGTCGAAAAACACGTTCAACTACAAGTATGACCGCTCAGAGCTGTTTATCAGCAGAGAGAGGTTGGCGCTGTTTCTCCcggaggaggacctggatAAGACGATAAACCTGATTGACATATCAGGCCACGGAAGAATCAACTTTAACATAATTAAGCAGGCGCTGACGAACCTGTTCTCGTCGAGGAAAAAGTTTAAGCGCAACCTGAAGGGACAGCAAAGCGTGTTCAGAGTagtgaagaagctgatgtCAGCCTTCTCGTGGATCATCTCCTCAGTGATACTGGCCTTTATGGCGGGAGTGAAGGTGGAGGCAATCGTGGTCTCAGGAGCAGCGCTGCTCTCAGCACTCACAGTGGCACTCAGCTACATGTACACGAACTTCATCACCTCGGTCATATTTGTGGCCTTCTCGAACCCGTACAACGTAGGAGACAGAGTGAGGCTTGACTCGGGAGAGCCGCTAATCGTGAAGAAGATCAGGACGTACACGACGGAGTTCGTGTCGATCCACGGAAAGATACTCATATACCAGAACTCGCTGCTCTCGACCATGAAGATCACGAACGAAAGCAGGGCGGAGACGGCGACGCTGGAGATCATCTTCAAGGTCGACGCGCACACGCCGGACGCGGCGCTGGACAAGTTCACGAGGATCGTGAACACTGCGATCAACTGCAGGCCCAACGACTTCGTCAAGGACAGCGCAGGACTCTACGGCTACGAGTTCTCGCCGGGGCACTGCTACGAGGTGGGACTCTGGCTCACGTGCATCGAGAGCTGGGGGAACTGGCAGAGGATCTACCAGCTGCGCACGGAGGTGCTGCAGCTGATCATCAGAGTCTGCAAGGAGCTGGGGATCACGTACTACCTGCCAATACAGCCGTTCCACTTCAAGGACGGCCTCGAAATTTCGAACCACAAACACAAGTTCTAA